The Nostoc commune NIES-4072 genome includes a window with the following:
- a CDS encoding IS5 family transposase: MYRKQEQTTIPPENFELPFEGKLSEDNRWVIMADLIPWAEFEEEYSSFFSAEMGAPAKSFRVALGALIIKEKLGISDRETVEQIKENPYLQYFIGISSYINEAPFDPSMLVHFRERISADLVNKVNQETVKRMLETTSSTLATESTESTESTQKKIEELEKEDNTPKNRGKLILDATCAPADISYPTDFELLNQARKQTERIIDLLYEQIKGTLEKKPRTYREIARKNYLEVAKKRRVSQKDRKKAIKKQLQYIKRNLSHIDQLIRSGATLEKLSTKQYKMLLVVVEVYRQQLWLYENKKQSIDDRIVSLSQPHIRPIVRGKAGKAVEFGAKLSASYFDGYVFLDHISWDNFNESGDLKSQVEAYKNYTGYYPESVHVDKIYRTRENRAWCKGRGIIMSGPPLGRPPANVSKEKKKQDLESERIRNCIEGKFGQAKRRFSLNRVMAKLSHTSETAIAITFLVMNLSTHLSRVFYAFLCLFLKTAPFLQFRITENYDFISYKQEKLIFDFA; the protein is encoded by the coding sequence ATGTACCGAAAGCAGGAGCAAACTACAATCCCACCAGAAAACTTTGAACTTCCGTTTGAAGGAAAATTATCAGAAGATAATCGTTGGGTAATTATGGCTGATTTAATACCGTGGGCGGAATTTGAAGAGGAATATTCTTCATTTTTTTCGGCAGAGATGGGAGCGCCAGCAAAATCATTTCGGGTGGCATTAGGCGCATTAATAATCAAAGAAAAACTAGGAATAAGCGACAGAGAAACAGTAGAACAAATTAAAGAAAACCCTTATCTACAGTACTTCATAGGAATATCATCTTATATTAATGAAGCTCCATTTGATCCATCTATGCTAGTCCATTTTCGTGAAAGAATTAGTGCAGACTTAGTAAACAAAGTAAATCAAGAAACTGTTAAAAGGATGCTAGAGACAACATCTTCGACTTTAGCAACTGAATCAACTGAATCAACTGAATCAACTCAAAAAAAAATAGAAGAATTAGAAAAAGAAGATAACACGCCGAAAAATCGGGGAAAATTAATATTAGATGCGACTTGTGCGCCAGCAGACATCAGCTATCCAACAGATTTCGAGCTATTAAATCAAGCAAGAAAACAGACAGAACGAATAATAGACCTTCTTTATGAACAGATAAAAGGTACATTAGAGAAAAAACCAAGGACTTATCGGGAAATAGCGAGAAAAAACTACTTAGAAGTCGCTAAAAAACGTCGTGTATCCCAAAAAGATAGGAAAAAAGCGATTAAAAAGCAGCTTCAATATATCAAAAGAAACTTATCTCATATTGACCAGCTAATCAGATCGGGAGCAACTCTAGAAAAACTAAGTACTAAACAATATAAAATGTTGCTTGTAGTTGTAGAAGTTTATCGTCAACAACTATGGTTGTATGAAAATAAAAAACAGAGTATTGATGACCGAATCGTTAGTTTAAGCCAACCACATATCCGCCCAATTGTCCGTGGAAAAGCTGGGAAAGCCGTGGAATTTGGGGCAAAATTATCAGCTAGTTATTTTGATGGGTATGTATTTTTAGACCATATTAGTTGGGATAATTTTAATGAATCAGGAGACTTAAAATCACAAGTAGAAGCATATAAAAACTATACTGGCTATTATCCAGAATCGGTTCATGTAGATAAAATTTATCGCACAAGAGAGAATAGAGCTTGGTGCAAAGGAAGAGGTATTATCATGAGTGGTCCTCCTTTGGGAAGACCACCAGCCAATGTTAGTAAAGAAAAAAAGAAACAAGATTTAGAATCTGAGAGAATTCGTAATTGTATTGAAGGAAAATTTGGGCAAGCTAAAAGAAGGTTTAGCCTCAATCGAGTGATGGCGAAACTTTCCCACACTTCTGAAACTGCAATTGCTATTACTTTTCTAGTGATGAATCTTTCTACTCACCTGTCGCGGGTGTTTTATGCTTTTTTATGTCTATTTTTGAAAACTGCACCTTTTTTGCAGTTCCGTATAACTGAAAATTATGATTTTATTAGTTATAAACAAGAAAAGCTTATCTTTGATTTTGCTTGA
- a CDS encoding relaxase/mobilization nuclease domain-containing protein, which yields MRIMIKEYALSDFEIINQLMQTLTISSGNLVNIHAPAWVINTYHVLSKQRPRLKKVGIYVQITLKGFPINLSPDVSEQILNEYIQGIGWDDLQYVTFLKFHQDSLEFHLIFNRVMPSGEVIDLNCLGAKSQQYDVLQKSLTNLIKTESSRGGDLCLMNGIHN from the coding sequence ATGAGAATAATGATTAAGGAATATGCCCTCTCTGATTTTGAGATAATTAATCAATTAATGCAGACATTGACTATTAGCTCTGGCAATCTCGTTAACATTCATGCTCCCGCTTGGGTCATTAATACTTATCACGTTTTAAGTAAACAAAGACCAAGATTAAAAAAGGTCGGAATTTATGTTCAAATTACTTTGAAAGGTTTCCCGATTAATTTATCACCGGATGTTTCTGAACAAATTCTCAATGAATATATCCAAGGCATCGGCTGGGATGATTTGCAATATGTCACTTTCCTGAAATTTCATCAAGACTCTTTAGAATTCCATCTTATTTTTAATCGGGTGATGCCATCGGGGGAAGTGATTGACTTAAATTGTCTCGGTGCTAAATCGCAGCAGTATGATGTTTTACAAAAATCTTTAACCAACCTTATTAAAACTGAATCCAGCCGTGGGGGTGACTTATGTTTGATGAACGGCATTCACAACTAA
- a CDS encoding type IV secretory system conjugative DNA transfer family protein, with protein MHSINFQAPAFRDRVLIANCELRIGNCSDSIGKYTNALFTPNGLTVLSLVGAYILMRVFLGDGSSKKKIATSYWGGRKESSTAKKKALQQIAYPRCDSVALYIGRHQFKGAKKQIGSGGVPIYVPSVQRGTAAIGAPGSGKTFSAINPMLFSAIDQGFPILLYDFKYPSQAKIAAYAKALGYDVHIFAPGFPESEVCNPLDFLRDSSDAENARQIATVINKNFRILNNSNEDGFFGPSGDQLTQAVLMLTKEFGDRADVMTSAAILSSEQMIARLMSANLNPWVKIAFGQLFSSAASEKTVAGIVATASIMFTRFMAKNTLGCFIGKTTLPLSIKGKQMIIFGLDRERRDAVAPLMTSVLHMTIARNIAKKRLDPLIVALDELPSLYLPDLFRWLNESRSEGFCGILGWQNMGQLEKNYGREVAKTILGACSTKFIFNPGENESAQLFSSFLGDEEIRYKHKSRSTGGGKSNNTISDQEKTKKLFESAEFLKLPAGKCVFINPAYSNKKEGSVPQLKNINIPQILRDIDRYNEKRWKPVVSKLARKSTQRYPTQYDLDLRVNDVNNRFPPPATQDNNPNNKVLSVGEIKSILDENAQNQIPEVLNNENND; from the coding sequence ATGCATAGCATCAATTTTCAAGCCCCTGCCTTCAGAGATAGGGTACTAATTGCGAATTGCGAATTGCGAATTGGTAATTGCTCTGACAGCATTGGCAAGTATACCAATGCTTTGTTTACACCAAATGGACTGACAGTTTTAAGTTTAGTTGGTGCTTACATTTTAATGAGAGTCTTTTTGGGCGATGGCAGTAGTAAAAAGAAGATTGCTACTAGCTATTGGGGAGGCAGAAAGGAGAGCAGTACAGCTAAGAAAAAAGCATTGCAACAAATAGCCTATCCCCGATGTGATAGTGTCGCTTTGTATATTGGCAGACATCAATTCAAAGGTGCAAAAAAGCAAATTGGTAGTGGAGGAGTACCGATTTATGTACCATCCGTACAAAGGGGAACTGCTGCCATTGGCGCACCCGGAAGTGGGAAAACTTTCAGTGCCATTAATCCCATGTTGTTCTCCGCAATTGACCAAGGCTTTCCTATTTTACTATATGACTTTAAGTATCCATCTCAGGCGAAAATTGCTGCTTATGCTAAAGCTCTTGGCTACGATGTCCATATTTTTGCCCCTGGATTTCCCGAATCAGAAGTTTGTAACCCTCTGGATTTTTTAAGAGATTCTTCTGACGCTGAAAATGCTCGGCAAATTGCGACGGTCATCAATAAAAACTTCCGCATTCTGAATAATTCTAATGAAGATGGATTTTTTGGCCCGTCCGGGGATCAGTTAACCCAAGCTGTATTGATGTTAACCAAAGAATTTGGAGATAGAGCTGATGTGATGACCAGTGCTGCCATCTTGTCTAGTGAGCAGATGATTGCGCGGTTAATGTCTGCTAATCTCAACCCTTGGGTAAAGATTGCCTTTGGTCAGTTGTTCAGTTCCGCCGCGAGTGAGAAAACCGTCGCCGGGATTGTTGCCACAGCTAGTATCATGTTTACCCGCTTCATGGCCAAGAACACACTGGGTTGCTTTATTGGTAAAACGACTTTACCACTCTCAATTAAAGGTAAACAAATGATTATCTTTGGTTTAGACAGAGAGCGGCGGGATGCTGTTGCACCGTTGATGACTAGCGTTCTCCACATGACCATCGCCCGAAATATAGCCAAAAAACGCTTAGATCCGTTAATAGTTGCATTGGATGAATTACCTTCCTTGTATCTGCCCGATTTATTCAGATGGTTAAATGAATCACGAAGTGAGGGTTTCTGCGGCATCCTCGGCTGGCAAAATATGGGGCAGTTGGAAAAGAATTATGGTCGGGAAGTTGCTAAGACTATCCTTGGTGCTTGCAGTACGAAATTTATTTTTAATCCTGGAGAGAATGAATCAGCACAATTGTTTTCTTCGTTTCTGGGAGATGAAGAAATTAGGTACAAGCATAAATCAAGATCCACGGGTGGTGGAAAGAGCAATAATACCATTAGCGACCAAGAGAAAACCAAAAAGCTATTTGAATCGGCAGAGTTTTTAAAACTACCAGCCGGGAAGTGTGTTTTTATAAATCCTGCATACTCCAATAAGAAAGAGGGGTCAGTTCCTCAGTTAAAAAACATCAACATTCCTCAAATTCTCCGCGACATCGACAGATACAACGAAAAAAGATGGAAACCAGTTGTCAGTAAATTAGCTCGGAAAAGTACACAGAGATATCCGACTCAGTACGACTTAGATTTGAGAGTGAACGATGTCAATAATCGTTTCCCTCCACCTGCTACACAAGACAACAATCCTAATAATAAAGTTTTGAGCGTTGGAGAAATTAAATCAATCCTGGACGAAAATGCTCAGAACCAAATTCCAGAGGTACTAAATAATGAGAATAATGATTAA